A region of Brevinema andersonii DNA encodes the following proteins:
- the rplD gene encoding 50S ribosomal protein L4, producing MKFDVFKGKDKVRELELSSIWDDASEKCVHQVIIARLANERQGTASTKTRSEVKGTGAKPFRQKGLGRARRGSFYSPLIRGGGIIFGPKPRSYRQHINKKQKANAYLFILAELYRKGVLRVVESLEINDSRTKSFRNLLVDHFESIKGRIVVVDAEYQAHMLQASSNLQKTSFFGVDYMDILPLFYAQYVLISEAALRKIDEKYARVLAKRGS from the coding sequence ATGAAGTTTGATGTTTTTAAAGGTAAAGACAAGGTTCGTGAATTGGAACTTTCATCAATTTGGGATGATGCATCCGAAAAGTGTGTTCATCAAGTAATAATAGCTCGTTTGGCAAATGAACGTCAAGGGACTGCATCTACTAAAACACGTTCTGAAGTAAAAGGAACAGGGGCTAAGCCATTTCGACAAAAAGGATTAGGCCGTGCAAGACGTGGATCTTTTTATTCTCCTTTAATTAGGGGTGGTGGAATTATATTTGGTCCTAAACCACGTAGTTATAGACAGCATATTAATAAAAAACAAAAAGCAAATGCTTATTTATTTATTTTAGCAGAACTCTATAGAAAAGGTGTGCTTAGAGTTGTGGAATCATTAGAAATAAATGATAGCAGGACGAAAAGTTTTAGGAATTTATTAGTTGATCATTTTGAATCTATTAAAGGTAGAATTGTGGTAGTTGACGCAGAATACCAAGCACATATGCTTCAAGCGTCTAGTAATCTACAAAAGACATCATTTTTTGGTGTAGATTATATGGATATTCTTCCTCTTTTTTATGCACAATATGTTCTTATCTCTGAAGCAGCTCTTCGTAAAATTGATGAAAAATACGCCCGTGTTTTGGCAAAGCGAGGCTCATAA
- the rplC gene encoding 50S ribosomal protein L3: protein MKAKNVGIIGKKLGMTQLYDSKGTLCGVTVVDFSDMNVLGFRTVEKDGYNAVILGYDFKTVKTGNKQREIPKFVSEIRIEDVSPYQEGRYTEILESIDKVDVSGTMKGKGFQGAMKRWHFGGGPASHGSKTHRRPGSIGQNTFPARVFKGKKMPGHMGNQKVTVLSQRLLRVDVERRLLFIEGSVPGSKQSYVTVRDAVKG from the coding sequence ATGAAGGCTAAAAACGTCGGAATTATCGGCAAAAAACTCGGTATGACTCAATTATATGATAGTAAAGGCACACTTTGTGGAGTTACTGTTGTAGATTTTTCTGATATGAATGTTTTAGGATTTCGTACAGTTGAGAAAGATGGATATAATGCTGTTATTTTAGGTTATGATTTTAAGACGGTAAAAACAGGCAATAAGCAACGAGAAATTCCTAAGTTTGTTTCAGAGATTCGTATTGAGGATGTCAGCCCATATCAAGAGGGAAGATATACTGAGATTCTTGAATCAATAGATAAAGTCGATGTAAGTGGCACTATGAAAGGAAAAGGATTTCAAGGTGCTATGAAACGATGGCATTTTGGTGGTGGTCCTGCCAGTCATGGTTCGAAAACGCATCGCAGACCTGGGTCTATTGGTCAGAATACTTTTCCTGCACGAGTTTTTAAAGGTAAAAAAATGCCCGGTCATATGGGAAATCAGAAGGTTACAGTTTTAAGTCAGCGTCTCTTAAGAGTGGATGTTGAAAGAAGGCTTCTTTTTATAGAAGGATCTGTGCCAGGAAGTAAGCAAAGTTATGTAACAGTACGTGATGCAGTGAAGGGGTAA
- the rpsJ gene encoding 30S ribosomal protein S10 — protein sequence MNRIRVRLKAYDAVLIEQSAESIVESVKSKGGKVAGPIPLPTHCKKYTVLRSPHVDKNSREQFEMRTHKRLIDIFEPTTELINALMELQLPAGVEVEIKQ from the coding sequence GTGAACAGAATAAGAGTAAGGCTGAAAGCTTATGATGCGGTTTTGATTGAGCAATCTGCAGAGTCGATAGTAGAATCTGTAAAAAGTAAAGGTGGAAAGGTCGCAGGACCTATCCCACTTCCTACTCACTGTAAAAAATATACGGTATTGCGATCTCCTCATGTAGATAAAAATTCAAGAGAACAGTTTGAAATGCGAACGCATAAACGTTTGATTGATATTTTTGAACCTACGACGGAGCTGATCAATGCTTTAATGGAACTTCAATTGCCGGCAGGTGTTGAAGTTGAAATTAAACAATAG
- the tuf gene encoding elongation factor Tu, with protein MATFDRSLPHLNVGTLGHVDHGKTTLTSAITNYLATQGKADAKKYEEIDGAPEEKARGITINTAHVEYQSDKRHYAHVDCPGHADYIKNMITGAAQMDGAVLVVAATDGVMPQTREHVLLARQVNVPSIMVFINKVDLIDKGDEELIDLVEMDIRELLNSYKFDGDNAPVIRGSARAAIENGEWDSIKELIDAMDAYFPEPTRELDKDFLMPVEDVFSITGRGTVVTGRIERGVVKVGDEVEIIGYVDTSKSVCTGVEMFRKQLERGEAGDNAGILLRGVDKDAIRRGMILAKPKSITPHRKVNAEVYVLKPEEGGRKTPFHKGYRPQFYIRTADVTGNIVDIKGADMVMPGDNVQMTIELIVPIGIEQGMRFAIREGGRTVGAGVVTEVLE; from the coding sequence ATGGCTACATTTGATCGTTCGCTACCTCACTTGAATGTGGGAACCCTAGGTCACGTTGACCACGGGAAAACAACTTTAACATCTGCTATTACTAATTATCTTGCTACCCAAGGTAAAGCAGATGCAAAAAAATATGAGGAAATCGATGGAGCTCCTGAAGAAAAAGCTCGTGGAATTACCATTAATACAGCTCATGTGGAATATCAATCAGATAAGCGTCATTATGCTCATGTTGATTGTCCAGGACACGCTGATTATATCAAAAACATGATTACTGGTGCTGCACAAATGGATGGTGCTGTTCTTGTTGTGGCTGCAACAGATGGTGTCATGCCTCAAACTCGTGAACATGTGTTATTAGCACGCCAAGTTAATGTTCCTTCTATTATGGTATTTATCAATAAAGTTGATCTTATTGATAAGGGTGATGAAGAACTCATTGATCTTGTTGAAATGGATATTCGGGAATTGCTTAATTCTTATAAATTTGATGGGGATAATGCACCTGTTATTCGTGGTTCTGCTCGTGCTGCTATTGAAAATGGGGAATGGGATTCTATTAAAGAATTAATAGATGCCATGGATGCTTATTTCCCTGAACCTACCCGTGAATTAGATAAAGATTTCTTGATGCCAGTTGAGGATGTATTTTCTATTACAGGTAGAGGTACGGTAGTAACTGGACGTATTGAGCGTGGTGTTGTTAAAGTTGGCGATGAAGTTGAAATTATTGGTTATGTTGATACTAGCAAATCTGTATGTACTGGTGTTGAGATGTTTCGTAAGCAACTTGAGAGAGGGGAAGCTGGCGATAATGCAGGTATTTTACTTCGTGGTGTTGATAAAGATGCGATTCGTCGTGGTATGATTCTTGCAAAGCCTAAATCTATTACTCCTCATAGAAAAGTAAATGCTGAGGTATATGTTCTTAAACCTGAGGAAGGTGGACGTAAAACTCCTTTCCATAAAGGCTACAGACCTCAGTTCTATATCAGAACGGCTGATGTTACCGGAAATATTGTAGATATTAAAGGTGCAGATATGGTAATGCCGGGTGATAACGTACAGATGACAATCGAACTTATTGTCCCTATTGGTATTGAGCAAGGTATGCGTTTTGCTATTCGTGAGGGTGGAAGAACGGTAGGTGCTGGTGTTGTTACAGAAGTTTTAGAATAA
- the fusA gene encoding elongation factor G, giving the protein MAEKKYAKNKLRNIGIAAHIDAGKTTITERILFFTGKTHKIGETHEGASEMDWMEQEKERGITITSAATTCYWDDIKINIIDTPGHVDFTAEVERSLRVLDGAVAVFDVAAGVEPQSETVWRQANKYNVPRLAFMNKMDKMGADFMMSVDSMHQKLGVKGTPVQLPIGSENNFKGVVDLVEMRALLWDDKDDNLQYTVAEIPPGMKDDTEFWRHNLIETVAEANDELMNKYLETDSLSVEEIKKAIRIMTIDGRMYPVFCGAALKNKGIQPLLDGVRDYLPSPVDVPPVTGITPDGQEVVRHADDKEPLAMLAFKVMVDPYIGKLVFARVYSGTLEKGSYVLNVNKGNKERISRLMRMHANKREEVDLVTAGDIIGIVGMKDTITGDSLTAENAPIFLEAIDFPEPVISVAIEPRTKEDVDKLGESLRKLQDEDPTFRVSSNEETGQTIISGMGELHLEILCDRLKREHKVEVNIGKPQVAYRETIRSKAQQETKYAKQSGGKGQYGHVLIEIEPSEVGEGFVFIDDIKGGKIPKEYIPAVQKGCEEALASGVLAGYPVVDVKVRLYEGSYHDVDSSELAFKLAGSMAMKAAMQKADPIILEPIMKVVAIAPDGYEGSVLGDLSGRRAKITGTETKHGAKEIDSFVPLGEMFGYATDLRSMTQGRGTYSMEFSHYEPLPKNLWEKLKEN; this is encoded by the coding sequence ATGGCTGAAAAGAAATATGCTAAAAATAAATTAAGAAATATCGGGATTGCTGCTCATATTGATGCGGGAAAAACAACGATAACAGAACGTATTTTATTTTTTACTGGGAAAACTCATAAAATTGGCGAGACTCATGAGGGTGCTTCTGAAATGGATTGGATGGAGCAAGAGAAAGAGCGTGGAATTACTATTACTTCAGCAGCAACGACTTGTTATTGGGATGATATAAAAATAAATATTATTGATACGCCAGGACATGTTGATTTTACAGCAGAGGTAGAACGTTCATTAAGAGTTCTTGATGGTGCAGTAGCGGTTTTTGATGTAGCAGCAGGTGTTGAACCTCAATCAGAAACTGTGTGGCGACAGGCTAATAAATATAATGTCCCTCGTTTGGCATTTATGAATAAAATGGATAAAATGGGGGCTGACTTCATGATGTCTGTTGATTCAATGCATCAAAAACTTGGTGTTAAGGGGACACCGGTTCAACTTCCGATAGGCTCTGAAAATAATTTTAAAGGTGTAGTTGATCTTGTTGAGATGCGTGCATTACTTTGGGATGATAAGGATGATAATTTGCAATATACTGTTGCTGAGATTCCTCCTGGAATGAAAGATGATACTGAATTTTGGCGTCATAATCTTATTGAAACCGTTGCAGAAGCGAATGATGAATTAATGAATAAATATCTTGAAACTGATAGTTTGAGTGTTGAAGAAATTAAAAAAGCAATTCGTATTATGACTATCGATGGACGTATGTATCCTGTTTTTTGTGGTGCGGCGCTTAAGAATAAAGGTATTCAACCACTTTTGGATGGAGTTCGTGACTATTTACCTTCTCCGGTAGATGTTCCTCCTGTAACAGGAATTACACCTGATGGTCAAGAAGTTGTTAGACATGCTGATGATAAGGAACCTCTTGCTATGCTTGCTTTTAAAGTGATGGTAGATCCGTATATCGGAAAGTTGGTATTTGCTCGTGTTTATTCAGGGACATTAGAGAAAGGGTCTTATGTTCTGAATGTTAATAAGGGTAATAAAGAGCGCATTTCTCGTTTGATGAGGATGCATGCTAATAAAAGGGAAGAAGTTGATTTAGTAACTGCTGGTGATATCATTGGCATTGTTGGTATGAAAGATACAATTACAGGTGATAGTTTAACAGCAGAAAATGCTCCTATTTTCTTAGAGGCTATTGATTTTCCTGAGCCTGTTATTTCTGTTGCTATTGAGCCGAGAACGAAGGAAGATGTTGATAAGTTAGGAGAAAGTTTGAGAAAGCTGCAGGATGAAGATCCTACATTTAGAGTTTCTTCTAATGAAGAGACTGGGCAAACGATTATTTCTGGAATGGGAGAACTTCACTTGGAAATTTTATGTGATAGACTTAAACGCGAACATAAGGTAGAAGTGAATATAGGAAAACCTCAGGTTGCTTATCGTGAAACCATACGTTCTAAAGCTCAGCAAGAAACAAAATATGCAAAACAATCTGGCGGTAAAGGTCAATATGGACATGTTTTGATAGAAATAGAGCCCTCTGAAGTTGGAGAAGGTTTTGTTTTTATTGATGATATCAAAGGTGGGAAAATTCCTAAAGAATATATTCCTGCTGTTCAAAAGGGTTGCGAAGAAGCTTTGGCTTCTGGTGTTTTGGCTGGCTATCCTGTTGTTGATGTGAAAGTTAGATTATATGAAGGATCTTATCATGATGTTGATTCATCAGAGTTAGCATTTAAATTAGCAGGTTCTATGGCAATGAAAGCGGCTATGCAAAAAGCTGATCCTATTATTCTTGAACCTATTATGAAAGTTGTAGCAATAGCTCCTGATGGTTATGAAGGATCTGTATTAGGTGATCTTTCTGGGCGTAGAGCAAAAATTACGGGAACAGAAACTAAGCATGGTGCTAAAGAAATAGATAGTTTTGTTCCTTTAGGGGAAATGTTTGGATATGCTACGGACTTGCGTTCGATGACTCAGGGTCGAGGAACTTATTCAATGGAGTTTTCTCATTATGAACCACTACCTAAAAATCTTTGGGAAAAATTGAAAGAAAATTAA
- the rpsG gene encoding 30S ribosomal protein S7: protein MPRKKVKAHFRPLLPDGKYSSLLVTKMVNRVMLNGKKSLATSIVYDAMKFLSEKTENEPLMALETAVNNVKPPVEVRSRRVGGATYQVPVEVRPERQLALALSWIVDFARKRREHSMEEKLGKELLDAFNNAGASIKKRTDTLKMAEANRAFAHYKW, encoded by the coding sequence ATGCCTAGAAAAAAAGTAAAAGCACATTTTCGGCCGCTGCTTCCAGATGGGAAGTACAGTAGCTTGTTAGTTACAAAAATGGTAAATCGAGTGATGTTAAATGGTAAAAAAAGCCTAGCTACATCTATTGTCTATGATGCTATGAAATTTTTATCAGAAAAAACAGAAAATGAGCCCCTCATGGCTCTTGAAACTGCTGTTAATAATGTTAAACCGCCAGTTGAAGTTCGATCTCGTCGGGTTGGTGGTGCTACTTATCAGGTTCCTGTTGAGGTTCGTCCTGAAAGGCAACTAGCTTTAGCGTTGAGTTGGATTGTGGATTTTGCTCGTAAAAGACGTGAACATTCTATGGAAGAGAAATTAGGAAAAGAATTATTGGATGCTTTTAATAATGCTGGTGCTAGTATTAAAAAGCGTACTGATACTTTGAAAATGGCTGAAGCGAATCGCGCTTTTGCTCATTACAAGTGGTAA
- the rpsL gene encoding 30S ribosomal protein S12 has protein sequence MPTINQLVRFGRQASERKTKSPALRSNPQRRGVCTRVTTMTPKKPNSALRKIARVRLTTGVEVTAYIPGIGHNLQEHSVVLIRGGRVKDLPGVRYHIVRGTLDSMGVDNRRQGRSKYGSKLPKS, from the coding sequence ATGCCTACAATTAATCAGTTGGTACGTTTTGGCCGCCAAGCCTCAGAAAGAAAAACAAAGTCTCCTGCTCTACGTTCTAATCCGCAGAGAAGAGGTGTGTGTACTCGTGTTACAACGATGACACCTAAAAAACCAAATTCAGCTCTTCGTAAGATCGCTCGTGTGCGCTTGACAACAGGCGTGGAAGTTACAGCTTATATCCCAGGTATTGGTCATAATTTGCAAGAACACTCTGTAGTGTTGATTCGTGGTGGTCGTGTGAAAGATTTACCTGGTGTTCGTTATCATATTGTGCGAGGTACACTGGATTCTATGGGTGTTGATAATCGAAGACAGGGTCGGTCTAAATATGGATCTAAACTCCCTAAAAGTTAG
- the rpoC gene encoding DNA-directed RNA polymerase subunit beta', translating to MKGMQGFGSISVHLASSDLVRSLSHGEVLKPETINYRTLKAEKDGLFCERIFGPTRDYECSCGKFRSIRYKGICCDRCGVEVTESKVRRYRTGHIELVDPIAHIWYYRIIPSKIAILLDVAPSDIQSILYFEKYIVIDAGETDLSPNQVLTDEEYDEYRDRYKEAFTAGAGAGAIRQILRNLDLDALADELRATNEYQNKSDKKVIKRLELAEDIRRSKNKPEWVVLDAVPVLPPDLRPMVPLDGGRFATSDINDLYRRLINRNNRLKKLKSVNAPDIIIKNEMRMVQDAADSLFDNSRRAHPVTGGGDRPLKSLSDILKGKQGRFRQNLLGKRVDYSGRSVIIVGPNLKLHQCGLPKQMALELFKPFVMRGLVEKEFVSNIKAAKRYIEIEHEKVWEILEEVAQNHPVLLNRAPTLHRLGIQAFEPILVEEKAIQLHPLVCHAYNADFDGDQMAVHVPLSPEAQIEAWILMLSSRNLLNPANGRPIVYPTQDMVLGIYHLTKPKLHRPERLKKFDSYPELLYAADSKKIAYEDWILYKVDNNWVETTAGRVIFNQVIPSRIGFVNETFTSKRIENLIAQCYKIYGIKETAKLADDLKSIGYSHATKLGVTISIADVEIPEEKYSIVSKTEEEVRKIEDNARRGLITYDEKYNQVIDLWASANERIKKLVENKLKDSEDGFNALYIMMDSGARGSREQIRQLAGMRGLMAKPSGEILEMAIRSNFKEGLSVLEYFISSHGARKGLADTALKTADAGYLTRKLVDISQDVVITTHDCGTLRYMELEAVRQGEEIIKTLADRCLGRVAAMDIFDPRNGELICPANEIIDGEAVKRIEEADIDKIRIRSVLTCEADQGVCGKCYGWDLSQLDTVNIGEAVGIIAAESIGQPGTQLTMRTFHIGGTAATSLEDNQLALGYDAYILSVPENVVERQTETGLEKIITRKGSIEVQKILAQIPVANIADPSEADRLNGKDVASEHTVAILKNSEEVRFGRRVRLQKEGSVLLALESQKYNYPVRVGSKLLVSAESIVKRGTALVEFDPYNELYVCEFDGIIRFAEKEVDGQIEKDKSLLLVVDQEGNELERFMLITGVSLAVEEGSMVKAGDTVARRPMAKRRTKDIIGGLPRVTELFESRQPKNAAVISLSDGIVESIDHKKGKYTIVVRASNGRTFSHVISTGKNIYVRIGDKVEAGEPLCDGVVSPHDILRVLGQNAVEQFLLEEIQAVYRLQGVEINEKHISIIIRQMLRKVEITDPGDTEFIIGQTVDRHIFSKENENVVSQGGESAKARPVLMGLTKAALFTESFLSAASFQETPKVLSGAALKGAVDTLQGLKENLVIGQLIPAGTGIKHYDSLKILGKKS from the coding sequence GCGGTGTCGAGGTGACGGAATCCAAAGTTCGACGTTATCGTACCGGTCATATCGAACTTGTAGATCCTATAGCCCATATTTGGTATTACCGTATTATCCCTTCTAAAATTGCTATACTGTTAGATGTTGCTCCTAGTGATATTCAAAGTATTTTATATTTTGAAAAATATATTGTTATTGATGCTGGGGAAACGGATCTTTCTCCAAATCAGGTATTGACTGATGAAGAATATGATGAATATAGGGATCGTTATAAAGAAGCATTCACTGCAGGAGCTGGTGCAGGTGCGATTCGTCAAATTTTGCGGAATCTGGATTTGGATGCTTTAGCTGATGAACTTCGTGCAACTAATGAATATCAAAACAAAAGCGACAAAAAAGTAATAAAACGTCTTGAATTGGCAGAAGATATCCGTCGTTCGAAAAATAAGCCAGAATGGGTTGTACTGGATGCTGTACCAGTTTTACCTCCCGATTTGCGTCCTATGGTTCCACTAGATGGTGGGAGATTTGCTACTTCTGATATCAATGATCTTTATCGGCGTTTAATTAACAGAAATAACAGACTTAAAAAATTAAAATCAGTAAATGCTCCTGATATTATTATCAAAAATGAAATGCGAATGGTTCAAGATGCTGCTGACTCTTTGTTTGATAATTCTCGTAGAGCCCATCCTGTGACCGGCGGCGGTGACCGTCCTCTTAAATCTTTGTCAGACATCCTTAAAGGCAAGCAAGGGCGATTCCGGCAAAATCTTTTAGGGAAAAGAGTTGATTATTCTGGACGTTCTGTTATTATTGTTGGACCCAATCTTAAGCTTCATCAGTGTGGGCTTCCAAAACAGATGGCTTTGGAGCTTTTTAAGCCGTTTGTTATGCGGGGGTTAGTTGAAAAGGAATTTGTGTCTAATATCAAAGCTGCAAAACGCTATATCGAAATTGAACATGAAAAAGTTTGGGAAATTCTTGAAGAAGTAGCTCAAAATCATCCTGTTCTTCTTAATCGTGCACCAACATTGCATCGATTGGGTATTCAAGCGTTTGAGCCTATTTTAGTTGAGGAAAAAGCCATACAGCTACATCCATTAGTTTGTCATGCCTATAATGCAGACTTCGATGGTGACCAAATGGCTGTACATGTTCCACTTTCTCCTGAGGCTCAAATTGAAGCATGGATTCTGATGTTATCTAGCCGTAACCTTCTGAACCCTGCAAATGGACGTCCTATTGTCTACCCAACTCAGGATATGGTATTGGGTATTTACCATCTCACCAAGCCTAAACTTCATAGACCAGAACGTTTGAAAAAGTTTGATTCTTATCCGGAATTGCTTTATGCGGCAGACAGCAAGAAAATTGCTTACGAAGATTGGATACTTTATAAAGTTGATAATAATTGGGTAGAAACCACAGCAGGACGTGTGATTTTTAATCAAGTTATTCCTTCGCGAATTGGATTTGTTAATGAAACATTTACTTCAAAGCGTATTGAAAATTTAATCGCTCAATGTTATAAGATTTATGGGATTAAAGAGACGGCAAAGTTAGCAGATGATCTTAAGTCAATTGGTTATAGTCATGCGACGAAACTGGGTGTTACTATTTCCATTGCGGATGTTGAAATTCCTGAAGAAAAATACAGTATTGTCTCTAAAACCGAAGAAGAAGTCCGTAAAATTGAGGATAATGCTCGACGTGGTCTTATTACTTATGATGAAAAATACAATCAGGTTATTGACCTTTGGGCTAGTGCAAACGAACGTATTAAAAAACTTGTTGAAAACAAACTGAAAGACAGTGAAGATGGATTCAATGCCCTTTATATAATGATGGATTCCGGAGCGCGAGGCAGTCGGGAACAGATTCGGCAGTTGGCTGGAATGCGTGGTCTTATGGCTAAGCCTTCAGGTGAAATTCTTGAAATGGCGATCCGCTCAAACTTTAAAGAAGGTCTTTCTGTGCTTGAATATTTTATTTCTAGTCATGGTGCTCGTAAGGGTCTAGCAGATACGGCTCTTAAAACAGCTGATGCTGGTTACCTCACGCGTAAGTTAGTGGATATTTCACAGGATGTTGTTATTACTACTCATGATTGTGGCACTCTGCGTTATATGGAGCTTGAAGCAGTACGTCAGGGTGAAGAAATTATAAAAACACTGGCCGATCGATGTTTGGGCCGCGTTGCTGCTATGGATATTTTTGATCCGAGAAATGGAGAACTTATTTGTCCTGCTAATGAAATTATTGATGGAGAAGCGGTGAAAAGAATTGAAGAAGCTGATATTGATAAAATTCGTATTCGTTCTGTGTTGACGTGTGAAGCAGATCAAGGTGTTTGCGGTAAATGTTATGGTTGGGATTTGTCTCAATTAGATACAGTAAATATTGGAGAAGCTGTTGGAATTATTGCTGCTGAATCTATTGGTCAGCCAGGTACGCAGTTAACGATGAGAACTTTTCATATTGGTGGCACTGCGGCTACATCACTTGAAGACAATCAGTTAGCTCTAGGCTATGATGCTTATATTCTTTCTGTACCGGAAAATGTAGTTGAACGTCAAACTGAAACCGGTCTTGAAAAAATTATTACTCGTAAAGGAAGTATAGAGGTTCAGAAAATTTTGGCTCAGATTCCTGTTGCTAATATTGCAGATCCTTCTGAAGCTGATCGCCTCAATGGAAAAGACGTGGCGAGTGAGCATACTGTTGCCATACTTAAGAATAGCGAAGAAGTTCGTTTTGGTCGTAGAGTACGCCTTCAGAAGGAAGGTTCTGTTCTGTTAGCTTTAGAGTCTCAGAAATATAATTATCCTGTACGTGTGGGCTCTAAACTGCTTGTTTCAGCAGAATCTATTGTCAAGCGTGGAACAGCACTAGTTGAATTTGATCCTTATAATGAACTTTATGTTTGTGAGTTTGACGGTATCATTCGTTTTGCTGAAAAAGAAGTAGATGGACAAATAGAAAAAGATAAAAGTTTGCTTTTAGTGGTTGATCAGGAAGGAAATGAGTTAGAACGTTTTATGTTAATTACAGGGGTTTCGCTTGCTGTCGAAGAAGGTAGTATGGTCAAGGCTGGTGATACTGTTGCACGAAGACCTATGGCGAAACGTCGTACAAAAGATATCATTGGTGGGCTTCCTCGTGTTACGGAACTTTTTGAATCCCGGCAACCTAAAAATGCAGCTGTTATCTCTCTATCTGATGGTATCGTAGAATCCATTGACCATAAAAAGGGTAAATATACAATTGTTGTGCGTGCATCTAACGGACGGACCTTTAGTCATGTTATTTCTACGGGAAAGAATATTTATGTCCGCATTGGCGATAAAGTTGAAGCTGGGGAGCCGCTTTGTGATGGAGTTGTTTCTCCTCATGATATTTTGCGTGTATTGGGCCAGAATGCTGTAGAACAATTTTTGCTGGAAGAAATCCAAGCTGTATATAGGCTTCAAGGTGTAGAAATTAATGAAAAACATATTTCTATTATTATCAGACAAATGCTTCGAAAAGTAGAAATTACAGATCCTGGTGATACAGAATTTATTATTGGCCAAACGGTGGATCGTCATATTTTCAGTAAGGAAAATGAAAATGTCGTGAGTCAGGGCGGTGAATCAGCAAAAGCTAGACCTGTGCTGATGGGTCTTACAAAAGCTGCACTATTTACAGAAAGCTTTTTATCAGCTGCTTCTTTCCAAGAGACTCCTAAAGTTTTATCGGGTGCTGCATTAAAAGGTGCTGTTGATACTCTTCAAGGATTAAAGGAAAATTTAGTGATTGGTCAATTGATTCCTGCAGGTACAGGTATTAAACATTATGACTCATTGAAAATTTTAGGAAAAAAATCTTAA